Proteins from a single region of Bacteroidota bacterium:
- a CDS encoding T9SS type A sorting domain-containing protein — translation MLTFKHDGTLLFQDVAGQDTRGIWWNPNTNQLERNCFSAIGWAQIVLDGANNATSAFNVIFAGALSPNAQCEGAYDPVNNEVVFYNASSISKYNRTTGALISTTAITGVTFGSINTTAVIYTGVTGYEYGILDYTAKKVILLNRATCAYAGESALPAAAVTAVSHQFSYANNLLWLFNTTDNKWYSYQIFDLPVLAIDDIILSGIAEPTQNTLSWEAISDSPIEIFNVLHSTDGVHFNLIGSVQGYDSGSGMYVYEHKNPSSITNYYRIQCSDDLQEPYLSEIICIEAKNSNNSIALYPNPATTYLVINNPIVERKYTIMNASKQIVASGTLPAGGKVDVHQLESGMYFLTLDGTSYSFIKK, via the coding sequence TTGTTAACCTTTAAACATGATGGTACTTTATTGTTTCAGGATGTTGCCGGTCAGGATACCAGAGGCATTTGGTGGAATCCGAACACGAATCAGTTGGAGCGCAATTGTTTTTCTGCAATAGGTTGGGCGCAAATTGTTTTAGATGGTGCTAATAATGCTACTAGCGCATTCAATGTAATATTTGCCGGGGCGCTAAGTCCAAACGCACAATGTGAAGGTGCCTATGATCCTGTTAATAATGAAGTGGTTTTTTATAATGCAAGCAGCATATCAAAATATAATCGCACAACAGGTGCACTGATAAGCACTACAGCAATAACCGGCGTTACATTTGGATCAATAAACACTACCGCAGTAATTTATACCGGGGTTACTGGTTATGAATATGGTATTTTGGATTATACTGCAAAAAAAGTAATTCTATTAAACAGAGCTACATGTGCATACGCAGGTGAATCAGCACTACCGGCTGCTGCAGTTACTGCCGTTAGTCATCAATTTAGTTATGCTAATAATTTACTGTGGTTATTTAACACAACAGATAATAAATGGTATAGCTATCAGATTTTTGATTTACCTGTTTTAGCCATTGACGATATTATTTTATCGGGTATTGCCGAGCCAACTCAAAACACGTTATCATGGGAAGCAATTAGTGATTCGCCTATTGAAATTTTTAATGTATTACACAGTACAGATGGCGTGCATTTTAACCTGATTGGCAGTGTGCAGGGTTATGATTCAGGCAGCGGCATGTATGTGTATGAACATAAAAATCCATCCAGTATAACTAATTATTACCGCATTCAATGTTCCGATGATTTACAAGAACCTTATTTATCGGAAATTATATGTATTGAAGCAAAAAATTCAAATAATTCAATAGCATTATATCCAAATCCGGCAACAACTTATCTGGTAATTAATAATCCAATTGTTGAAAGGAAGTATACCATCATGAATGCGTCGAAACAAATTGTTGCTTCGGGTACTTTACCGGCAGGAGGGAAGGTAGATGTGCATCAACTGGAAAGTGGCATGTATTTTTTAACGTTAGATGGCACAAGTTATTCTTTCATAAAAAAATAA
- a CDS encoding Omp28-related outer membrane protein, producing MKKVLLFSLVTIGLLQVSFAQYQRLVLFEEFTQASCGPCASQNPGFNALLQDNSDKTIAIKYQVWWPGFDPMYLQNEPDVDARVGYYSVSGVPDATMDGVHIINDCAYYAGAPACVSQDDIDGAYAITSPFLITATHSFSPDYTTVNVHVEVTAGPDVTGSLKLQIAVAEKEILFDTPPGSNGETEFFGVMKKMLPSASGTSTGAFYAGETKSYDFVWDMTNIYNLNNIEIIAFMQDDASKAVMQAGVSSPIGGLPTVDYAANSVSSISCTSDYTPVVNVTNNSAATLTALDVVYSIDGGAASTYNWTGSIAAGASANITLPTATLGGAGDHDINVEIVSVGDIDINMVNDVVGGGISVLDVPYEVVTEGFVATTYPPTDWAVDNLNDGTGWSRATGAGGYGETTTSTKADFFNIAVGTFDLYMPKMDFTNFTGDLNLVFDRAYARYNASYNDILKIQVSGDCGATWDEVYNKDAADLATAPNTTSLFKPDDDEWETDEVNMSAYVGMNDVLVKFNAISGFGNDLYLDNIRLATTNGIFDIHTLNQFELYPNPTTDNAVASFNLTEAADVTISVYDITGKLISTINAGNMISGENTVIIETADFAAGMYNVVISAGGKNVAFESLVVNK from the coding sequence ATGAAAAAAGTTTTACTCTTCAGTCTCGTAACAATTGGATTGTTACAGGTAAGCTTTGCTCAGTATCAGCGTTTGGTACTGTTCGAAGAATTCACGCAGGCCAGTTGTGGTCCGTGTGCTTCTCAAAACCCGGGATTTAATGCATTGTTGCAGGACAATTCCGATAAAACTATTGCTATCAAGTATCAGGTTTGGTGGCCCGGTTTCGACCCAATGTATTTACAAAACGAACCGGATGTTGATGCGCGTGTAGGTTATTATTCTGTTTCAGGTGTGCCTGATGCAACTATGGATGGTGTACATATCATTAACGACTGTGCTTACTATGCAGGTGCTCCTGCTTGTGTTAGTCAGGATGATATTGATGGTGCTTATGCTATTACTTCACCTTTCTTAATTACGGCTACACATTCATTCAGCCCTGATTATACAACAGTAAACGTTCACGTTGAAGTTACTGCAGGTCCTGATGTTACGGGTTCTTTGAAATTACAAATTGCCGTTGCAGAAAAAGAAATTTTATTTGATACCCCTCCGGGTTCAAACGGTGAAACTGAATTTTTTGGTGTAATGAAAAAAATGTTACCATCAGCTTCAGGAACATCTACCGGTGCTTTTTATGCAGGTGAAACTAAATCGTATGATTTTGTTTGGGATATGACAAATATCTACAACCTCAACAATATTGAAATCATTGCATTTATGCAGGATGATGCTTCTAAAGCTGTTATGCAAGCGGGTGTTTCTTCACCAATAGGTGGTTTACCAACTGTTGACTATGCAGCAAATTCAGTAAGCTCTATTTCTTGTACATCTGATTATACACCTGTTGTAAATGTTACAAATAATTCTGCTGCTACTTTAACTGCATTAGATGTTGTTTATAGCATCGATGGTGGTGCTGCTTCAACTTATAACTGGACAGGTTCAATTGCTGCCGGTGCTTCTGCTAATATTACTTTACCTACTGCAACTTTAGGTGGTGCAGGTGATCATGACATCAACGTTGAAATTGTTTCTGTTGGTGATATCGATATTAATATGGTGAATGATGTTGTTGGTGGTGGTATCAGTGTGTTAGATGTACCTTACGAAGTTGTTACTGAAGGTTTCGTTGCTACAACATATCCTCCAACAGACTGGGCTGTAGATAATCTTAATGATGGAACAGGTTGGAGTCGTGCTACCGGTGCAGGTGGATACGGTGAAACTACAACTTCTACAAAAGCAGATTTCTTTAATATCGCTGTAGGTACTTTCGATTTATATATGCCTAAAATGGATTTCACCAATTTTACAGGCGATTTAAATTTGGTATTCGATCGTGCTTATGCCCGTTACAATGCATCTTATAACGATATCCTGAAAATTCAGGTATCAGGTGATTGCGGTGCTACATGGGATGAAGTTTATAATAAAGACGCTGCGGATTTAGCAACTGCTCCAAATACTACATCTTTATTCAAACCGGATGATGATGAGTGGGAAACTGACGAAGTTAATATGTCAGCTTATGTTGGTATGAACGATGTATTGGTTAAATTTAATGCAATCAGTGGTTTCGGTAACGACTTATATTTAGATAATATTCGTCTTGCTACTACCAATGGTATTTTTGATATCCATACATTAAATCAATTTGAATTATATCCTAATCCTACAACTGATAATGCAGTTGCTTCATTTAATTTAACTGAAGCTGCTGATGTTACAATTTCAGTTTATGATATTACAGGAAAATTAATCAGCACAATTAATGCAGGTAATATGATTTCAGGTGAAAACACCGTAATCATCGAAACTGCTGATTTTGCAGCTGGTATGTATAATGTGGTTATCAGTGCAGGCGGTAAAAACGTTGCATTCGAAAGCCTCGTTGTAAATAAATAA